Proteins encoded within one genomic window of Methanothrix harundinacea 6Ac:
- a CDS encoding cysteate synthase produces MGEYLLRCPRCGRPQPPSALDCANDDSLLRTEYVAKRLTLREDLPGLWKFIDWLPVKGPLRGSGEKPVTFRSQVLARELGLSRLYISFSGYWPEREARMATCSFKDLEAPPTVERLMERKEGQALVVASAGNTARAFAQAASAAGLPLVLVVPTSGESRLWTTVPPSESICVVSVKGDYTEAIDLAARLAGEAGFVGEGGARNVARRDGMGVVVLDAALAMGALPDHYFQAVGSGTGGIAAWEASLRLIGDGRFGSSLPRLHLAQNSPCAPLYAAWTGSAAPQGSCPGGMYDDVLYNRKPPYAVPGGVRDALEGTAGTVCAISNGEASLARQLFEEGEGIDILPAAAVAVAALQRAAASGSVKKDDLILLNITGGGVSRVREELEIFTLKSDIEADPSALSSASDKSLVAEIEEILGRRAPR; encoded by the coding sequence ATGGGCGAATATCTGCTCAGGTGCCCCCGCTGCGGAAGACCGCAGCCCCCTAGCGCCCTCGACTGCGCAAATGACGACTCCCTCCTCCGAACCGAGTACGTCGCAAAGAGGCTCACCCTCCGGGAGGACCTGCCGGGGCTCTGGAAGTTCATCGACTGGCTCCCCGTAAAGGGGCCCCTCCGGGGGTCGGGAGAGAAGCCCGTCACCTTCAGGAGCCAGGTCCTCGCCCGGGAGCTGGGCCTCTCGCGCCTCTACATCAGCTTCAGCGGCTACTGGCCCGAGCGCGAAGCGAGGATGGCCACCTGCAGCTTCAAGGACCTGGAAGCTCCGCCGACGGTGGAGAGGCTGATGGAGCGAAAAGAAGGTCAGGCCCTCGTCGTCGCCTCGGCGGGGAACACCGCCCGGGCCTTCGCCCAGGCCGCCTCGGCCGCCGGCCTCCCCCTCGTCCTCGTCGTCCCCACCTCGGGGGAGAGCCGCCTCTGGACGACGGTCCCTCCTTCGGAGTCGATATGCGTCGTATCGGTGAAGGGGGACTACACCGAGGCGATCGACCTCGCCGCAAGGCTGGCCGGAGAGGCCGGGTTCGTCGGCGAGGGGGGGGCTAGGAACGTCGCCCGGAGGGACGGGATGGGGGTCGTCGTCCTCGACGCCGCCCTCGCCATGGGCGCCCTTCCGGACCACTACTTCCAGGCGGTCGGGAGCGGGACTGGGGGGATCGCCGCCTGGGAGGCCTCCTTGCGGCTGATCGGGGACGGCCGCTTCGGCTCCTCCCTCCCTCGGCTCCACCTCGCCCAGAACTCCCCCTGCGCCCCCCTCTACGCCGCCTGGACCGGCTCGGCAGCGCCCCAGGGCTCCTGCCCCGGCGGGATGTACGACGACGTCCTCTACAACCGAAAGCCCCCCTACGCCGTCCCCGGGGGGGTCAGAGACGCCCTGGAGGGGACGGCTGGCACCGTCTGCGCCATCTCCAACGGGGAGGCTTCCCTCGCCCGGCAGCTCTTCGAGGAGGGGGAGGGGATCGACATCCTGCCGGCGGCGGCCGTCGCCGTCGCCGCCCTCCAGCGGGCCGCAGCCTCCGGTTCAGTGAAAAAGGATGACCTCATCCTCCTCAACATCACCGGGGGTGGAGTCTCCCGGGTCCGGGAGGAGCTGGAGATCTTCACGCTCAAATCCGATATCGAGGCCGATCCCTCGGCCCTCTCATCCGCATCCGATAAAAGCCTCGTCGCCGAGATCGAGGAGATCCTGGGAAGGAGGGCACCTCGATGA
- a CDS encoding ATP-binding cassette domain-containing protein: MTFDRACSLTILGGLDKERRPDRVERLEMRRGEIIGIVGPTGSGKSSLIADIEQFAKGDTPSGRRILIDGCEPKAEMRSDPRRKLIAQLSQNMHFLADMTVGDFLRMHAKSRGRPPQVAGRVIELANTLTGEPVHPDQHLTILSGGQSRALMAADIAVISDSPIVLIDEIENAGIKKREALELLSGEGKIVVVVTHDPMLALMTSRRVVMKNGGMVRVIETTAGEQKVCEDLAKVDDWLMDLRESIRRGEVVGAAL; the protein is encoded by the coding sequence ATGACCTTCGACCGGGCCTGCAGCCTCACCATCCTCGGCGGCCTCGACAAGGAGAGAAGGCCCGACCGAGTGGAGAGGCTCGAGATGCGCCGGGGCGAGATCATCGGGATCGTCGGGCCGACGGGCTCGGGAAAGAGCTCCCTCATCGCCGACATCGAGCAGTTCGCCAAAGGAGACACCCCCTCGGGGAGGAGGATCCTCATCGATGGGTGCGAGCCGAAGGCCGAGATGAGGTCCGACCCCCGAAGGAAGCTGATAGCCCAGCTCTCCCAGAACATGCACTTCCTCGCCGACATGACCGTGGGGGATTTTCTGAGGATGCACGCCAAGAGCCGGGGGAGGCCCCCGCAGGTGGCAGGTCGGGTGATAGAGCTCGCCAACACCCTCACCGGGGAGCCGGTCCATCCGGACCAGCATCTGACGATCTTGAGCGGGGGGCAGTCGAGGGCGCTGATGGCCGCCGACATCGCCGTCATCAGCGATTCGCCGATCGTCCTCATCGACGAGATCGAGAACGCCGGGATCAAGAAGAGGGAGGCGCTGGAGCTCCTCTCCGGGGAGGGGAAGATCGTCGTCGTCGTCACCCACGACCCGATGCTCGCCCTCATGACCTCCCGGCGGGTCGTGATGAAGAACGGCGGGATGGTGAGGGTGATCGAGACGACGGCCGGAGAGCAGAAGGTCTGCGAGGACCTGGCGAAGGTCGACGACTGGCTGATGGACCTGCGGGAATCGATCCGGCGGGGCGAGGTGGTGGGGGCCGCCCTTTGA
- a CDS encoding GTP-binding protein → MKMVVVAGTPGSGKTSVLIHAARSLQQMGVRPAVVKIDCLWTEDDARFRRLGVPVAVGLAKDMCPDHYSIYNVDEMLDWAKEEGADVLLNETAGLCLRCAPYPDSALAVCVLDVTSGPNAPLKVGPLLTTADVVVATKGDMVSQAEREVFRERVLEANPACRIVEANGLSGKGAAELAELIREGPEVGEKMLLRHNPPLAICTLCTGELRVSKEHHRGVLRHLDGFMEYSGE, encoded by the coding sequence TTGAAGATGGTGGTGGTGGCCGGAACCCCCGGCTCGGGGAAGACCTCCGTCCTCATCCACGCCGCGAGGTCCCTCCAGCAGATGGGGGTGAGGCCGGCGGTAGTCAAGATCGACTGCCTCTGGACCGAGGACGACGCGAGGTTTCGCCGCCTCGGCGTCCCCGTCGCCGTCGGCCTCGCCAAGGACATGTGCCCCGACCACTACTCGATCTACAACGTCGACGAGATGCTGGACTGGGCGAAGGAAGAGGGGGCCGACGTCCTCCTCAACGAGACGGCGGGCCTCTGCCTCCGGTGCGCCCCCTACCCCGACTCCGCCCTGGCGGTCTGCGTCCTCGACGTCACCTCTGGCCCCAACGCCCCCCTGAAGGTGGGGCCTCTCCTGACGACGGCGGACGTCGTAGTGGCGACGAAGGGGGACATGGTATCCCAGGCCGAGAGGGAGGTCTTCCGGGAGAGGGTCCTGGAGGCGAACCCCGCTTGCAGGATCGTCGAGGCGAACGGCCTCTCCGGCAAGGGGGCGGCGGAGCTGGCGGAGCTGATCAGGGAAGGCCCCGAGGTCGGCGAGAAGATGCTACTGCGGCACAACCCGCCCCTGGCCATCTGTACCCTCTGCACCGGGGAGCTCCGGGTATCGAAGGAGCATCACCGGGGTGTCCTCCGCCACCTGGACGGGTTCATGGAGTACTCAGGGGAGTAG